A portion of the Ficedula albicollis isolate OC2 chromosome 4, FicAlb1.5, whole genome shotgun sequence genome contains these proteins:
- the FBXL5 gene encoding F-box/LRR-repeat protein 5: MGSRAYVNGFLLSKTNFSNNNDFRALLQSLYATFKEFKMHEQIENECIIGLLQQRSRTVYNVHSDNKLSEMLSLFEKGLKNVKNEYEQLNYAKQLKERLEAFTRDFLPHMKEEEEVFQPMLMEYFTYEELKDIKKKVIAQHCSQKEAAEFRGLSKWNQAEELQKVFKYSVDEKADEEAEVTGHTTNITNLPPEVMVTIFSYLNPQELCQCSQVSTEWSQLAKTGSLWKHLYPVRWARGDWYSGPAADTETEPDEEWVKNRKDESRAFQEWDEDADIDESEEAAEDSLAINIAQMEKRLLHGLIHHVLPLVGSSVKTLVLAYSSAVSSKMVRQILELCPNLEYLDLTQTDISDSVFESWCSVGYCQNLRHLDLSGCEKITDVAIERISRALGIISTHQTRGILKSCRNRNAKTLWKNREITLQSSQKYNGLHEISNENLIQGGNGEQHWTKPGGSENFNSAYVWMLDADDLADIEDAAEWKHRNVEGFCLMEPTSHVNCSALCYNRDIYGLRTRGWQQHCASTDFIYCGHSFCCAGTALRTIRALPESSALCKKPIRTKQSEKKDSAYSGSEKTDEETARVLQFLSLSGCYQITDRALRALTLGGGLPHLEHLNLSGCLTVTGAGLQELVSACPSLKDEHFYYCDNINGPHAETASGCQNLQCGFRACCRSGE, encoded by the exons ATGGGCTCAAGGGCCTATGTTAATGGCTTTTTG cTTTCCAAGACCAACTTCTCCAACAACAATGATTTTCGGGCTCTGCTGCAATCTCTTTATGCCACCTTCAAGGAATTTAAAATGCACGAGCAGATTGAAAATGAGTGTATCATTGGTTTGCTTCAGCAGCGTAGTCGGACGGTGTACAATGTGCACTCGGACAACAAACTCTCAGAGATGCTTAGCCTTTTTGAGAAAGGGCTAAAGAATGTAAAG aATGAATATGAGCAGCTAAACTATGCGAAACAGCTGAAGGAGAGATTGGAAGCCTTTACCAGGGATTTCCTTCCTCATatgaaagaggaagaggag GTTTTTCAGCCAATGTTGATGGAATACTTTACTTATGAAGAGCTGaaagatattaagaagaaagtaattgcacagcactgctcacagaAAGAGGCTGCAGAATTCAGAGGTCTCAGTAAGTGGAATCAAGCAGAAGAGCTTCAGAAGGTCTTTAAGTATTCTGTGGATGAGAAGGCAGATGAAG aagcCGAAGTAACAGGGCACACCACAAATATTACTAATCTCCCTCCTGAAGTAATGGTGACCATTTTCAGTTACCTTAACCCCCAAGAGTTATGTCAGTGTAGTCAAGTAAGCACTGAATGGTCACAGTTGGCTAAAACTGGATCTCTGTGGAAACATCTTTACCCTGTTCGCTGGGCCAGAG GTGATTGGTATAGTGGTCCTGCAGCAGATACTGAGACAGAACCTGATGAGGAATGggtgaaaaatagaaaagatgaaAGTCGTGCTTTCCAGGAATGGGATGAAGATGCTGACATAGATGAATCTG AAGAAGCAGCTGAAGATTCACTTGCCATTAATATAGCACAAATGGAAAAACGTTTACTTCATGGCCTAATTCATCATGTCCTCCCGCTTGTAGGCTCCTCAGTAAAGACACTGGTATTGGCCTACAGTTCTGCAGTGTCCAGCAAAATG GTTAGACAGATCTTGGAGCTTTGCCCCAACTTGGAATATTTGGATCTCACTCAAACCGATATTTCAGACTCTGTATTTGAAAG TTGGTGTTCAGTTGGGTATTGTCAAAATCTACGCCACCTTGATCTGTCTGGATGTGAAAAAATCACAGATGTGGCTATAGAGAGGATTTCCAGAGCACTGGGTATCATATCAACTCATCAGACCAGAGGTAttctgaaaagctgcaggaacaggaacGCTAAGACTTTGTGGAAAAACAGAGAGATTACTCTGCAGTCCAGCCAGAAGTATAATGGTTTGCATGAAATCAGCAATGAAAATCTAATTCAGGGAGGAAATGGTGAGCAACACTGGACTAAACCTGGCGGCTCAGAAAACTTCAATTCTGCTTATGTGTGGATGCTAGATGCAGATGATTTAGCTGACATAGAAGATGCTGCGGAgtggaaacacagaaatgttgAAGGATTTTGTCTTATGGAACCAACATCCCATGTTAATTGTTCTGCATTGTGCTACAATAGAGACATTTATGGGTTAAGGACTagagggtggcagcagcactgtgcttcTACTGACTTCATTTACTGCGGTCACTCGTTTTGTTGTGCTGGGACAGCACTAAGAACTATTCGAGCACTTCCAGAGTCCTCTGCACTGTGTAAGAAACCAATAAGGACTAAACAGTCAGAGAAAAAAGACTCTGCATACTCTGGGAGTGAAAAAACAGATGAAGAGACTGCACGAGTTCTTCAGTTTCTTAGTCTGTCAGGCTGTTACCAGATAACAGACCGTGCTCTCAG GGCTCTGACTCTGGGAGGAGGACTGCCACATTTGGAACACCTGAACCTCTCGGGCTGTCTCACTGTCACTGGAGCAGGCCTGCAGGAGTTAGTGTCTGCATGCCCCTCTCTCAAAGATGAACACTTTTACTACTGTGACAACATTAACG